In Candidatus Bathyarchaeia archaeon, the following are encoded in one genomic region:
- a CDS encoding site-specific DNA-methyltransferase has protein sequence MISAKQTLDLNKIYAMDCLEGMKLIRDKFIDIIVTSPPYNIGKKYARYSDDKPRGEYLDWMEKVAEESKRILKDEGSFFLNVGGKSSDPWVAMDVANRFRKHYTLQNTIHWIKSIAISREDVGNYEHAKRDIAVGHYQPVNSRKFLSNCHEYIFHFTKRGNVHLDKLAIGIPYQDKSNIGRWKSAKIDLRERGNTWFIPYETIQESRPHPTVFPEKLPELCIRLHGFSASSVVLDPFMGIGTTALACIKLNVNFIGFEIDPSYVKIAKERLAQRKL, from the coding sequence ATGATATCAGCAAAGCAAACCCTCGACTTAAACAAGATTTATGCCATGGACTGCCTCGAAGGAATGAAGTTAATCAGAGATAAATTTATCGATATAATTGTTACATCGCCACCTTACAATATCGGGAAGAAATATGCCAGATACAGTGATGATAAGCCTCGGGGGGAGTATCTAGATTGGATGGAGAAGGTTGCAGAAGAATCTAAACGGATATTGAAAGATGAGGGGTCTTTCTTCTTGAACGTCGGCGGTAAGTCTTCGGATCCTTGGGTTGCCATGGATGTTGCGAACCGGTTTAGGAAACATTACACTCTCCAGAATACAATACACTGGATCAAATCAATAGCAATATCGAGAGAGGATGTTGGAAACTATGAGCATGCTAAGCGGGATATAGCGGTTGGGCACTATCAGCCGGTCAACAGCAGGAAATTCCTGAGTAACTGTCATGAGTACATCTTTCACTTCACGAAGAGGGGAAACGTACACCTGGATAAGTTAGCCATAGGGATACCTTACCAGGATAAGTCTAACATTGGAAGGTGGAAATCTGCCAAGATTGACTTGAGGGAGAGAGGTAACACTTGGTTTATACCTTACGAGACCATACAGGAATCTAGACCTCACCCGACAGTATTCCCCGAGAAGCTTCCAGAACTATGCATTAGACTACATGGATTCAGTGCAAGCAGCGTCGTCCTAGACCCATTCATGGGGATTGGAACTACTGCCTTAGCATGTATTAAATTAAATGTCAACTTCATAGGATTCGAGATAGACCCTTCATATGTTAAGATAGCTAAGGAGAGATTAGCCCAAAGGAAACTATAG
- the iorA gene encoding indolepyruvate ferredoxin oxidoreductase subunit alpha — protein sequence MDYASPIVGNEGTRRLLLGNEAVARGALEAGIQIATAYPGTPSSEIADTLSKVAREFGLYMEYSVNEKVAVEVAAGAAVCGARALVSMKHVGLNVAADTLMTLAYVGVKGGFVIVTADDPSAWSSQNEQDNRYYALLANIPCLEPSSPQDAKDMLLYGFSLSEQLELPVMLRLVTRVSHMRGVVTFGQIQEKKSCKVEFPKDPQRFVMVPANARVRHVVLLEKMSSALKISEKSDFNRIVGRGRIGVVTSGASFNYCMESLALLGMKASVLKLGIIHPLPARLISNFVRRHNPIIIVEELEPYLELQVKALSRAAYNIPLYGKFDSLLPRHGELSTRKVVSALSRILHKSPSIDFDKIDAEASKAEKLAPSRPPVLCPGCAHRAAFYALKVAAGNRAIYSTDIGCYALGAQPPLSIGDILICMGSSVGLAGGIGKVVDDPVIGVVGDSTFFHASIPGLINAVYNSHKFVCVVLDNQTTAMTSFQPHAGTGITGMGEQVKPILIENIAKACGVEFVRVVDPYDLKLAISTVREALQHPAPSVIIFRRLCSILDLQTKRRKGEKIPQYRVEESKCNRCMACIKLLACPAILVAEGKVFIEETLCVGCGICAQICPMHAIAKVGETN from the coding sequence TTGGATTACGCGAGCCCCATAGTTGGAAACGAAGGAACCCGACGCCTCCTCTTGGGCAATGAAGCCGTCGCAAGGGGAGCCTTAGAGGCAGGGATACAAATCGCCACAGCCTACCCTGGAACACCCTCCTCAGAGATCGCCGACACGCTCTCTAAGGTAGCCAGGGAATTCGGGCTCTACATGGAGTACTCGGTGAACGAGAAGGTTGCTGTTGAGGTGGCGGCTGGCGCTGCGGTATGTGGGGCTCGAGCGCTAGTCTCCATGAAGCATGTGGGGTTGAATGTGGCGGCGGATACGTTGATGACATTGGCTTATGTAGGTGTTAAGGGTGGGTTTGTAATTGTTACAGCCGATGACCCCTCCGCTTGGAGTTCCCAAAATGAGCAGGATAACAGGTACTATGCCCTCTTAGCTAACATCCCATGCCTAGAACCATCCAGCCCCCAAGATGCAAAAGACATGCTGCTTTACGGCTTCAGCTTGTCTGAGCAACTTGAGCTGCCAGTTATGCTCCGCCTCGTCACAAGGGTAAGCCACATGAGGGGGGTTGTAACTTTCGGGCAGATACAAGAGAAAAAATCCTGTAAGGTTGAGTTTCCTAAAGATCCTCAAAGGTTTGTGATGGTCCCTGCTAACGCACGTGTTAGGCATGTTGTGTTACTGGAAAAGATGAGCTCAGCGTTGAAGATTTCTGAAAAATCAGATTTCAACCGCATCGTAGGTAGGGGTAGGATAGGCGTGGTGACCTCAGGGGCTTCCTTCAACTATTGCATGGAAAGCCTCGCGCTCTTAGGCATGAAAGCCTCTGTGCTAAAGCTTGGGATAATTCACCCCCTCCCAGCGCGGCTTATTTCAAACTTCGTCAGAAGACACAATCCAATAATTATTGTAGAAGAGCTTGAGCCATACCTAGAGCTCCAAGTCAAAGCCCTTTCAAGAGCAGCCTACAACATACCTCTCTACGGAAAGTTCGATAGCCTTCTTCCAAGGCATGGAGAGTTATCGACAAGAAAGGTGGTTAGTGCCCTGTCCAGAATCCTCCATAAGAGTCCATCAATAGACTTCGACAAAATTGACGCAGAGGCTTCCAAGGCTGAGAAGCTTGCCCCCAGCAGACCTCCAGTTCTATGCCCCGGTTGCGCCCACAGAGCGGCTTTTTACGCTCTGAAAGTAGCCGCTGGAAACAGAGCGATATACTCGACAGATATAGGATGTTATGCTCTAGGCGCCCAGCCTCCCCTCTCTATCGGAGACATCCTTATTTGCATGGGCTCCAGCGTGGGGCTTGCTGGAGGCATTGGTAAAGTTGTAGATGACCCTGTCATAGGGGTTGTGGGCGACTCGACTTTTTTTCACGCCTCAATCCCAGGCTTAATCAATGCTGTTTACAATTCGCACAAATTTGTTTGCGTAGTCCTTGACAATCAAACGACGGCTATGACAAGTTTCCAGCCACATGCTGGCACCGGGATTACAGGGATGGGTGAACAGGTGAAACCGATACTCATCGAAAACATAGCGAAAGCATGCGGTGTCGAGTTCGTCAGAGTGGTTGACCCTTACGATCTAAAGCTAGCAATCTCGACTGTCAGAGAAGCACTCCAGCATCCAGCGCCATCAGTGATCATATTTAGAAGGTTATGCTCCATCCTCGACCTACAGACGAAACGTAGAAAAGGCGAGAAGATACCGCAATACCGAGTTGAGGAGAGTAAATGTAACAGATGCATGGCGTGCATTAAACTCTTAGCTTGCCCTGCTATTCTGGTGGCAGAAGGCAAAGTTTTCATCGAAGAGACCTTATGTGTAGGGTGCGGCATTTGCGCCCAAATATGCCCTATGCACGCCATTGCCAAAGTAGGTGAGACGAACTGA
- a CDS encoding indolepyruvate oxidoreductase subunit beta yields MIAGVGGQGVILTALIIANAAVKEGLDALVSEIHGMAQRGGAVISHVRIGRGIHDPSVTEGTADAILALEPAEALRALRYASSETRMIINTKPVIPTTVFIGSTAYPPIQKILDECRKFSRHIIPLDAYKLALEAGSPLAQNIVLLGVLVATKIFPIKKDTILDAIKELVSGRYLEANVRAFLSGLETLPGLES; encoded by the coding sequence GTGATCGCTGGAGTCGGGGGGCAAGGGGTAATACTTACAGCCCTCATTATAGCAAACGCTGCCGTCAAAGAAGGATTAGACGCTTTAGTCAGCGAGATACATGGGATGGCACAACGTGGAGGTGCTGTCATCTCACACGTGAGGATTGGAAGAGGAATCCACGACCCATCCGTTACTGAAGGAACCGCAGATGCAATCTTAGCTCTAGAACCTGCGGAAGCACTACGCGCGCTACGCTATGCTTCATCTGAGACGAGAATGATAATTAACACTAAGCCGGTAATCCCGACTACGGTTTTTATTGGTAGCACCGCTTATCCTCCCATTCAAAAGATATTAGATGAGTGCCGCAAATTCAGCCGGCATATAATTCCTCTGGACGCCTACAAGCTGGCCTTAGAGGCTGGCAGCCCTCTAGCGCAGAATATTGTCCTTCTAGGAGTACTGGTAGCTACAAAAATTTTCCCCATTAAAAAAGATACAATATTAGATGCCATAAAGGAACTTGTATCTGGAAGATATTTGGAAGCCAATGTCAGAGCATTTCTATCAGGTTTAGAAACTCTGCCAGGTTTAGAATCATAG
- a CDS encoding ABC transporter substrate-binding protein: MAVAIIAVVIVGAGVYFAFKPAEKPYGKDEVVIGVLAPMATLQGSVQRDAVALAIDEINANGGILGLPVRMVVGDDKLESDTAIAELRRLVTVENVDVLTGGYSSGVMSATMETMSELKIVFLADASSPTHPAKVAANYTKYKYWFRITQNNGATFAFDLADMIDMLRANGVQVDKIYIIRDEHVWADDVETYLNPLLAERGVEVVKNVKIPRGYTEYAPLIIEAHNLGAQVILPILAISGTGDVLAKQWSTLQLPVLLAGHDLAALDLGFWNKTEGAANYYIFISDGGVVQTAPPTSMCAQFIASYTEKYGHPPEAHQGYGAYDAVYIYKMAVEEAARAGEANPFDSDVVVKYLEELATPESPVELTRKIAFYPPGHEEGWDHDLAWGDELVRNWISQWIDGKQYQIWPPERANAELKLPPWFE, encoded by the coding sequence GTGGCAGTCGCCATTATCGCGGTAGTTATCGTCGGTGCCGGTGTGTACTTTGCCTTTAAACCCGCTGAAAAACCTTATGGAAAAGACGAGGTTGTGATCGGTGTCTTAGCGCCGATGGCAACCCTTCAAGGAAGCGTCCAGAGAGATGCTGTTGCTCTGGCGATTGATGAGATTAACGCCAATGGCGGAATACTCGGCTTACCTGTGAGGATGGTTGTAGGAGACGACAAACTCGAATCCGACACTGCTATAGCCGAACTTAGAAGACTAGTAACCGTAGAAAATGTCGACGTACTTACTGGCGGTTATTCAAGTGGCGTTATGTCAGCAACGATGGAAACTATGTCTGAACTGAAGATCGTATTTCTGGCAGACGCTTCATCCCCAACGCATCCGGCAAAGGTAGCTGCAAACTATACAAAGTACAAGTACTGGTTCAGAATAACCCAAAATAACGGCGCTACATTCGCTTTCGACCTCGCCGACATGATTGATATGCTACGAGCGAATGGAGTGCAAGTAGACAAGATCTACATAATTAGAGATGAGCATGTATGGGCTGACGATGTCGAGACATACTTGAATCCGTTACTCGCTGAGAGAGGTGTAGAAGTAGTAAAAAACGTGAAGATTCCCAGAGGCTATACAGAGTATGCGCCTCTAATCATTGAGGCCCATAATCTAGGCGCTCAAGTAATTCTGCCTATTCTTGCTATTTCAGGAACAGGCGACGTCTTAGCTAAACAATGGTCCACATTGCAATTGCCTGTATTGCTGGCTGGACATGATTTAGCGGCTCTTGATCTGGGATTCTGGAACAAAACTGAAGGAGCGGCTAACTATTACATATTCATCTCTGACGGCGGCGTGGTGCAAACAGCACCACCTACTTCAATGTGCGCCCAATTTATCGCAAGCTACACAGAAAAATATGGGCACCCTCCAGAAGCACATCAAGGCTACGGTGCATACGACGCGGTTTACATTTACAAGATGGCCGTAGAGGAGGCTGCGAGAGCTGGGGAGGCGAACCCGTTTGACTCCGACGTCGTAGTCAAATATCTGGAAGAGCTAGCTACTCCAGAAAGCCCTGTGGAGCTAACGAGGAAAATTGCATTTTATCCGCCGGGGCACGAGGAGGGGTGGGATCACGACTTGGCCTGGGGTGACGAACTTGTCAGAAACTGGATATCGCAGTGGATAGATGGGAAACAGTACCAGATATGGCCACCGGAAAGGGCTAACGCTGAACTAAAGCTTCCACCATGGTTTGAGTAG
- a CDS encoding branched-chain amino acid ABC transporter permease — protein sequence MIELLTTILIYGATLSGIYALIASGFTLIFGVSRIMNFAHGSFFILGAYFGITLIHGIGLNPYLSTIISMLLVGLVAAGVYKGIMSRVREHDVMVIIVTLALALIIEQFILLIFGEHGISFPSVVGGVITIGGVLIPVIRVFVFAVAIVALILLWTFICKTRLGKEITGASQDAEAATLMGLDVDRLFMITVFISAVLAALGGALYAQVYAANPFLILKSLIFAFAIVILGGLGSVKGSIISAFIVGYILTAVIVLYGARWSELVAVLMILAILVLRPTGLFGVKE from the coding sequence ATGATAGAACTATTAACGACGATTCTAATCTATGGCGCAACCTTAAGTGGAATCTATGCTCTAATCGCCTCTGGTTTCACATTGATATTCGGCGTCTCGAGAATAATGAATTTCGCCCATGGATCCTTTTTTATACTTGGAGCTTATTTTGGGATTACTCTCATCCACGGCATCGGCCTTAACCCGTATCTTTCAACTATAATAAGCATGCTTCTAGTGGGACTCGTAGCTGCAGGTGTGTATAAAGGTATAATGTCTCGGGTGAGAGAACATGATGTAATGGTCATAATTGTAACTTTGGCGCTCGCCCTGATCATTGAACAGTTTATTCTATTAATTTTTGGCGAACATGGAATATCCTTTCCCTCCGTGGTTGGGGGAGTCATAACCATAGGAGGAGTACTTATACCAGTCATAAGAGTCTTCGTCTTTGCAGTTGCGATTGTGGCCCTGATTCTGCTTTGGACATTCATCTGCAAAACGAGGTTGGGGAAGGAGATAACAGGAGCATCTCAAGATGCTGAGGCAGCAACGCTGATGGGTTTAGATGTCGATAGACTATTTATGATCACCGTGTTCATATCAGCCGTCCTCGCAGCGTTAGGAGGAGCACTGTACGCACAGGTTTATGCGGCAAACCCTTTTCTAATTCTTAAATCTCTAATCTTCGCCTTTGCCATAGTCATTCTAGGGGGACTGGGTAGTGTTAAGGGTAGCATAATATCCGCCTTCATTGTTGGCTACATATTAACGGCTGTGATCGTTCTTTACGGGGCGAGATGGTCGGAACTTGTCGCGGTGTTGATGATCCTAGCTATTCTAGTGTTGAGACCTACAGGGCTATTTGGGGTAAAGGAGTAA
- a CDS encoding branched-chain amino acid ABC transporter permease yields MIAGLKKVSFKDKRIFEILAFLVVALIVPGFASDAFVYILGLTYLFIILAVSWDIIVGYAGQINLGHTVFVGLGAYTAALLQVPSRLQGTFLEFMSKIPQTPIFMSILSGGVVAGVVGLMIGVITLRFRGWYFALVTAVLPLVFIETTIIWSDVFGGEEGFSIGSENALAPTIAGKYYSALALMLISVAIMFAVVNSKIGLKFKAVREDFYLAESVGINTVYYKVLAFVISSFFAGVAGAAIVHYRISVSPSLYDIPLMLLIILAAVTGGIGTIFGPIIGGLVVYLIKYWWLKGAISALQTAGLPVNDDIILYTILIVLAVLMPEGLWLKIRKLSKT; encoded by the coding sequence ATGATTGCAGGTCTCAAAAAAGTTAGTTTCAAGGATAAAAGAATCTTTGAGATACTGGCTTTTTTGGTCGTGGCATTAATAGTACCTGGATTTGCGTCCGATGCGTTCGTATATATTTTAGGTCTAACTTACCTCTTCATAATTCTTGCAGTAAGTTGGGACATAATAGTTGGTTACGCTGGCCAGATAAATCTCGGTCATACCGTTTTTGTCGGTCTGGGCGCATATACTGCAGCCTTGCTGCAGGTTCCTTCAAGGCTCCAGGGGACGTTTCTAGAATTCATGTCTAAAATTCCTCAAACCCCAATTTTCATGTCGATTCTTTCTGGGGGAGTAGTAGCTGGAGTGGTTGGATTGATGATTGGAGTCATAACTCTTAGGTTTAGAGGATGGTACTTCGCTTTAGTCACCGCGGTGCTACCATTGGTTTTCATAGAAACTACTATTATATGGAGTGATGTATTTGGCGGAGAAGAGGGATTTTCGATCGGATCAGAGAACGCACTTGCGCCAACAATTGCAGGGAAATATTACAGCGCTCTTGCGCTCATGCTTATTTCTGTGGCAATAATGTTTGCGGTAGTAAATAGCAAGATAGGCTTAAAATTTAAGGCTGTAAGAGAAGACTTCTACCTCGCCGAGTCTGTTGGAATTAATACGGTATACTACAAGGTCCTCGCTTTCGTAATAAGCTCCTTCTTTGCTGGAGTCGCTGGAGCGGCAATAGTTCACTACAGAATCAGCGTATCCCCCAGCCTTTATGATATTCCGCTAATGCTCCTTATTATACTCGCCGCAGTTACCGGAGGTATTGGCACGATATTCGGTCCGATAATTGGCGGCCTCGTAGTCTATTTGATAAAGTATTGGTGGTTAAAAGGGGCAATAAGTGCATTACAAACAGCTGGACTTCCTGTTAATGACGACATAATCCTCTATACAATACTGATCGTCCTTGCTGTCCTTATGCCCGAGGGGCTATGGTTGAAAATCAGAAAACTCTCGAAAACATAA
- a CDS encoding Lrp/AsnC ligand binding domain-containing protein, which translates to MVTAFVMIKVGVGWLHKVYTGATYKEKLKNLAGVKAVYLTLGRFDILLHVEAETAEEILRIVDDEIRNIPGVQATETLLAF; encoded by the coding sequence ATGGTTACAGCTTTTGTTATGATCAAGGTTGGAGTTGGCTGGCTTCATAAGGTTTACACAGGCGCAACTTATAAGGAGAAACTCAAGAATTTGGCTGGAGTGAAGGCGGTCTACCTCACTTTAGGCCGCTTTGATATACTTCTACATGTTGAAGCGGAGACTGCGGAAGAGATACTGCGTATAGTGGACGATGAAATTAGAAATATTCCAGGTGTACAAGCAACCGAGACCCTATTAGCCTTCTAA